One Choloepus didactylus isolate mChoDid1 chromosome 8, mChoDid1.pri, whole genome shotgun sequence DNA window includes the following coding sequences:
- the LOC119542819 gene encoding olfactory receptor 8S1-like has translation MRNHSTITEFILLGLSADPHIQALLFVLFLVIYLLTLIGNLVLLLLIRADSHLHTPMYFFLGQLSFLDLCHSSVSVPKLLENLLSEKKTISVAGCMTQAFFVFTTGGTESFLLLAMAYDRCVAICHPLIYGQVMSSQLCWSLVLASWGLSFLNSLLNIFGAVNLDFCEAQTIPHFSCELPSLFSLACSDVSTTLIVMFWSFIIHAFGTCFLILYSYARIASTILSISSTTGRSKAFSTCSSHLTVVVLYFGSGGLRYLMPTSGSLLDLIFSLQYSVITPMLNPLIYSLQNKEVKKALKGVFGKYFQFVGNGCK, from the coding sequence ATGAGGAACCACAGCACCATCACGGAGTTCATCCTCCTCGGGCTGTCTGCCGATCCCCATATCCAGGCCCTGCTCTTCGTGCTCTTCCTGGTGATTTACCTCCTGACCCTGATAGGGAacctggtgctgctgctgctgatcaGGGCTgattcccacctccacacccccatgtacttcttcctgggACAACTCTCCTTCCTGGATCTTTGCCACTCCTCAGTCTCTGTGCCCAAGTTGCTGGAAAACCTCTTgtctgaaaagaaaacaatttcagtaGCAGGTTGCATGACCCAGgccttctttgtgtttactacTGGGGGCACTGAGTCCTTCCTACTCTTagcaatggcctatgaccgctgTGTTGCCATTTGCCACCCTCTGATTTATGGCCAGGTGATGAGCAGCCAGCTGTGTTGGAGTCTGGTTCTGGCCTCCTGGGGCCTCAGCTTTCTCAATTCTCTCCTCAATATCTTTGGAGCTGTGAATTTAGACTTCTGTGAGGCCCAAACTATTCCCCACTTCAGTTGCGAGCTGCCCTCTCTCTTCTCACTTGCCTGCTCTGATGTCTCCACCACCCTCATTGTCATGTTCTGGTCTTTTATCATACACGCCTTCGGGACCTGCTTCCTGATCTTATACTCCTATGCCCGCATAGCCTCCACCATCCTGAGCATCAGCTCCACCACAGGCAGAAgcaaggccttctccacctgctcgtCCCACCTCACTGTTGTGGTCTTGTATTTTGGCTCAGGAGGCCTACGCTATCTAATGCCAACCTCAGGTTCCCTCCTGGATTTGATCTTCTCTTTGCAGTACAGCGTGATCACTCCCATGCTGAATCCCCTCATCTACAGCCTGCAGAACAAGGAGGTGAAAAAAGCTCTAAAAGGAGTTTTTGGGAAATATTTTCAGTTTGTAGGGAATGGATGCAAATAG